A window of the Desulfobacula toluolica Tol2 genome harbors these coding sequences:
- a CDS encoding adenine deaminase C-terminal domain-containing protein — protein MKKKMFFNQNKQTLMDVAAGIQKADLVILNCKILNVYTGEIMDDHSICIKDKWIACISQDADAQTGPNTLVIDAKGMTVIPGLIDGHTHLANYFSPTQFLPYAIAGGTTCMVTETTEAYPVAGIDGVIDFIESYQDQPVKVFNTAPVMVSISKATNGIPEDELEKLLKREDVLGLGEVYWQSMLQYPERILPLMNMTLAMGKTVEGHSAGARGEKLAAYVGAGVSSCHEPITMEQALERLRMGIYVMAREGGVREDLEAISTIKDLEIDLRRLILVTDSVSPEFLMKNGTLEYVLQKAIKLGFDPVDAVRMVTLNVAEHFGIDHMVGGIAPGRFADLCIIPDIRTIKPAWVISNGQVIARDGECKVLPRVHTYSPKSLNSVNLKKTFSQNDFQIQAPTGTKKAEVRIIEKITQLVTKEQILSMPVKNNQIQVDIEKDIIKIAAVDRVKKSNQCFTGLVSGVGMKQGAIAASASWDTRDITVMGADEADMALAVNRIGQLQGGVVVCSNGRVLAELPMPIMGIMSDLSIEQIAGRTKQVNQAAKELGVVFEDPILSLITMTSPAIPYLKICEEGLVNLKDGKTIGLFVK, from the coding sequence ATGAAAAAAAAGATGTTTTTCAATCAAAACAAACAAACGCTGATGGATGTTGCTGCCGGGATTCAAAAAGCGGATCTGGTAATTTTAAACTGCAAAATTTTAAATGTCTATACAGGCGAAATAATGGATGACCATTCCATTTGCATCAAGGACAAATGGATTGCCTGTATCAGCCAGGATGCAGATGCACAAACAGGGCCAAATACCCTGGTGATTGATGCAAAAGGGATGACGGTTATTCCAGGGTTGATTGACGGACATACCCATCTGGCCAATTATTTTTCACCAACCCAGTTTCTACCCTATGCCATTGCCGGAGGAACCACCTGCATGGTGACGGAAACCACAGAGGCCTATCCGGTTGCAGGGATTGACGGTGTAATAGATTTCATTGAATCTTACCAGGACCAGCCGGTCAAGGTTTTCAACACGGCTCCCGTGATGGTGTCCATCAGCAAAGCCACCAACGGGATTCCTGAAGATGAGCTGGAAAAGCTTTTAAAAAGGGAGGACGTGCTGGGCCTGGGCGAGGTGTACTGGCAATCCATGCTCCAGTATCCGGAACGCATCCTGCCGCTAATGAACATGACACTGGCTATGGGAAAAACCGTGGAAGGCCATTCCGCAGGAGCCAGGGGTGAAAAACTTGCTGCCTATGTGGGGGCGGGGGTATCATCCTGCCATGAACCCATTACCATGGAGCAGGCCCTGGAACGGTTGAGAATGGGGATCTATGTCATGGCACGGGAAGGCGGTGTTCGAGAAGATCTTGAAGCGATTTCCACAATAAAAGACCTGGAAATCGACCTTCGTCGGTTGATCCTGGTCACAGACAGTGTGTCACCCGAATTTTTGATGAAAAACGGGACTCTGGAATATGTACTCCAGAAAGCCATTAAGTTAGGCTTTGACCCGGTGGATGCGGTCAGGATGGTGACCTTGAACGTAGCAGAACATTTCGGGATTGATCATATGGTCGGAGGCATTGCACCTGGACGGTTTGCTGATCTGTGCATTATTCCGGACATCAGGACTATTAAACCTGCCTGGGTAATCAGCAATGGACAAGTCATTGCCAGGGACGGGGAATGCAAAGTTTTACCAAGAGTCCATACCTATTCCCCCAAAAGTCTGAACAGTGTGAACCTGAAAAAAACATTTTCACAAAATGATTTTCAGATACAGGCACCAACGGGAACCAAAAAGGCAGAGGTGAGAATCATTGAAAAGATAACCCAGCTTGTGACCAAGGAACAGATTCTGTCCATGCCCGTGAAGAATAACCAGATACAAGTGGATATTGAAAAGGACATTATTAAAATTGCGGCAGTGGACCGGGTAAAAAAGTCAAACCAATGCTTTACCGGCCTGGTTTCCGGTGTGGGAATGAAACAGGGTGCCATTGCCGCCAGTGCATCCTGGGATACCCGGGACATCACGGTTATGGGAGCCGATGAAGCAGATATGGCCCTGGCGGTGAACAGGATCGGTCAATTGCAGGGCGGAGTTGTTGTCTGTTCAAATGGCCGCGTGCTGGCCGAGCTTCCCATGCCCATCATGGGCATTATGTCGGATCTTTCCATTGAACAGATTGCCGGGCGCACAAAACAGGTCAACCAGGCTGCCAAAGAGCTGGGAGTTGTTTTTGAAGATCCCATATTATCCCTGATCACAATGACCAGCCCGGCCATTCCCTATTTAAAAATATGCGAGGAAGGCCTTGTCAACCTGAAAGATGGAAAAACCATCGGGCTTTTTGTCAAATAA
- a CDS encoding alpha/beta hydrolase family protein, with the protein MISFQAPVQEQINAYDPAMIFHQQNPERLELVVNDPIRYRAVPVLVYLPAQYSPAPVVMFCHGLGGSCKDNAYLGQHWAANGYMAIFIQHPGSDDSIWKGKAPDERITALKGAASPRNFMLRLKDIPLVLDQLEKWNTTKGHALHERMDLDRIGMSGHSFGAMTTQAVSGQTTSLGNASFTDLRIKAAIIFSPSTPHGEDTTQMFGNVKIPWMLITGTKDIAPIGTVDMKSRLAVFPALPPGGKYELVLYEAKHSDFSIRSLSKNTKATNLHYNQAIVALSTAFWDTWLGENVSADAWLHGDGPNSVLKKKDAWQWK; encoded by the coding sequence ATGATTTCATTCCAAGCACCTGTTCAGGAACAAATCAATGCCTATGACCCTGCAATGATTTTTCATCAACAAAACCCAGAAAGACTTGAACTTGTGGTCAATGACCCAATAAGGTATCGCGCTGTTCCGGTTCTTGTCTATCTTCCGGCACAATATTCACCTGCACCTGTAGTAATGTTCTGCCATGGCTTGGGAGGATCATGCAAAGACAATGCCTACCTGGGTCAACACTGGGCTGCAAACGGCTACATGGCCATATTTATCCAGCATCCGGGAAGTGATGATTCCATATGGAAGGGTAAAGCACCGGATGAGCGGATAACAGCCCTGAAAGGAGCAGCCAGCCCCCGGAACTTCATGCTGCGGTTAAAGGATATCCCATTGGTACTGGATCAGCTCGAAAAATGGAACACCACCAAAGGACATGCTTTACACGAACGCATGGACCTTGACCGGATCGGCATGTCAGGACATTCATTTGGTGCCATGACCACACAGGCAGTAAGCGGGCAAACAACAAGCTTAGGTAATGCGTCTTTTACCGACTTACGAATAAAAGCCGCCATCATCTTCAGCCCCAGCACTCCCCATGGAGAGGACACCACGCAGATGTTCGGCAATGTAAAAATACCGTGGATGCTGATAACCGGCACAAAAGATATTGCTCCCATTGGTACTGTTGACATGAAATCGCGTCTGGCAGTGTTCCCGGCATTGCCGCCCGGGGGCAAATACGAACTTGTGCTTTACGAGGCTAAACACTCGGATTTTAGCATTCGTTCTTTATCAAAAAACACAAAAGCAACAAATCTGCATTATAATCAGGCTATAGTTGCTCTGAGTACGGCTTTTTGGGACACCTGGCTGGGCGAAAATGTTTCTGCAGACGCATGGCTTCATGGTGATGGCCCAAATTCAGTGCTGAAAAAAAAAGATGCATGGCAATGGAAATGA